Proteins encoded together in one Thermococcus gammatolerans EJ3 window:
- a CDS encoding creatininase family protein, whose amino-acid sequence MRIEELSWPEFDRIKDKVVAVILPVGSVEAHGRHLPLGTDVFAPLKIAELVEQKVRERGKEVLVMPPIWYGHSFALNAYPGTINVRPESLRMYVGDVLAELAAEGFKKIVLLNGHGGNVYPLTEAAEDVAELYPDVEVYLINWWLDFREDILSVCSGQGHAGEDETSVMLAIRPELVNMREARGRRVKRKIRVIKKDIGKEVFPDGLNDDPSSATAEKGERILQIVSESIARIILGEEG is encoded by the coding sequence GTGAGGATCGAGGAGCTGAGCTGGCCCGAATTTGATAGAATCAAGGATAAGGTCGTTGCTGTTATACTGCCCGTGGGCAGCGTTGAGGCTCATGGTCGGCACCTGCCCCTCGGAACGGATGTCTTCGCCCCGCTAAAAATAGCCGAGCTGGTCGAGCAAAAGGTGAGGGAGAGGGGAAAGGAAGTCCTGGTAATGCCCCCAATCTGGTACGGGCACAGCTTTGCCCTCAACGCCTATCCCGGCACGATCAACGTCCGTCCCGAATCCCTGAGGATGTACGTTGGTGATGTTCTCGCTGAACTTGCGGCGGAGGGCTTTAAGAAAATAGTCCTGCTCAATGGGCACGGTGGGAACGTCTATCCCCTCACCGAGGCCGCCGAAGACGTGGCCGAGCTTTACCCCGACGTTGAGGTTTACTTAATCAACTGGTGGCTCGACTTCAGGGAGGATATTCTCTCAGTCTGCTCCGGCCAGGGGCACGCTGGAGAGGACGAGACATCGGTTATGCTGGCGATACGGCCTGAACTCGTTAACATGCGTGAAGCTAGGGGGAGGAGAGTCAAGAGAAAAATCAGGGTGATAAAGAAGGACATAGGGAAGGAGGTATTCCCCGACGGCCTCAACGACGATCCCTCCTCCGCGACCGCCGAGAAGGGTGAGAGAATACTCCAGATCGTGTCGGAGAGTATAGCCCGCATAATCCTTGGTGAGGAGGGATGA
- the yjjX gene encoding inosine/xanthosine triphosphatase produces MRIAVGSTNPTKVKAVENVMRRIYGDVEVVGVEVDSGVSDQPIGIEEIARGAINRAKQALEKTGADLGVGIEAGIYPFPGTLTGYLDVQVCAIVSPDGVITIGHGPGFEYPPVVIERILKEGVEAGIAMGELVNDPELKRKVGAIGVLSKGLLTRTELNEIAVLMAMIPRLNRELFFERK; encoded by the coding sequence ATGAGGATTGCAGTTGGCTCAACTAATCCCACGAAGGTTAAAGCCGTTGAGAACGTGATGCGGAGGATTTATGGCGACGTTGAGGTGGTCGGCGTTGAAGTGGACAGCGGCGTTTCAGACCAGCCGATTGGAATCGAGGAGATAGCAAGGGGTGCTATAAACAGGGCTAAGCAAGCATTGGAGAAGACAGGAGCAGATCTCGGCGTCGGAATAGAGGCGGGAATCTACCCCTTCCCGGGAACGTTGACCGGCTATCTCGACGTTCAGGTCTGCGCAATTGTTAGTCCCGATGGGGTGATAACCATAGGTCACGGGCCGGGCTTTGAGTATCCGCCGGTTGTAATCGAGAGAATCCTTAAGGAGGGCGTTGAAGCTGGCATAGCGATGGGCGAGCTCGTTAACGACCCCGAACTCAAGAGAAAGGTCGGCGCGATAGGCGTTCTGAGCAAAGGATTACTCACGAGGACGGAACTCAACGAGATCGCAGTCTTAATGGCGATGATACCGAGGCTGAACCGGGAACTGTTCTTTGAGAGAAAATAA
- the ileS gene encoding isoleucine--tRNA ligase translates to MIKEPEFREYNPGKLEEKIEAFWKENNTYKKVKASRANGPKYYFLDGPPYVSGAIHLGTAWNKIIKDMIIRFRTMQGYNVRRQPGFDMHGLPIEVKVEQALGLKTKKDIETEIGVDNFIKKCKEFALNNLKIMTEQFKMLGIWMDWDNPYMTIKNEYIESGWFTLKKAWEKGLLEKDKRVLHWCPRCETALAEHEVRGEYKVRKDPSIYVKFPVEGRENEYLLIWTTTPWTLPANLAVTVHPEYDYAKVKVETEDGEEYWIIAKALVERVLAEVGAKGEVVEEFKGEELEGLRYVHVLMDEYPRQMEFREKYEWAHRVILGEHVTLEDGTGLVHTAPGHGEEDFEVGQKYGLPVYSPVDDQGRYTEGRWKGVYVKDADPEIIEHLKEKGYLVKAGTIEHKYPHCWRCKTPLIFRATDQWFLKVSKVKDKIIKENDEKVTWYPEWVKVRYDNGVMNSGDWVISRQRYWGIPLPIWQAEDGEIYVVGSFKELVELAVAIEVDGERIELPEDYNEKLRVIEEKLGPEDLHRPYVDAFIIKVNGKEMKRVKDVVDVWFDSGIASWASLDYPRNKELFEKLWPADFIVEGEDQVTKWFYSQQAASVIAFDTVPYRAVAMHGYVLDEKGDKMSKSLGNIIRPEEVVQKEGRDPFRFYMLWATNPWENLRFSWKGLAQVKRMLNILWNVYVLSATYMSLDNFDPTKLKPEEFPFREEDRWILSRVNGLIKDVEEGIETFRLTKATRAIYTFVVEDLSRWYIRLIRKRMWVEGDDPDKLAAYYTVWKVFDVLLRLMAPFTPYIAEEIYQNMLRPFLGVESVHMLDWPKPDEKAIDEELEREMEAVRKIVEAGSSARQRAKIKLRYPVRRIIVETEDETVKKAVERLNRILRDQLNAKEVVVGKVERELVIKPNFAKVGPEFKGDAKLVIAWINEHGRELYEAGEMDVKLEGKTFHLTREHLTIEEKLPDFFVAEDFEGGRVFVDKTLTRELLAEGLAREFVRRIQEMRKRLDLDVNDRIVVTIETTDENRELLSENLDYIKKETRATEIIFGKAKGYVVEWPEVQAKIGIEKVE, encoded by the coding sequence ATGATTAAGGAGCCAGAGTTTAGGGAATACAACCCGGGCAAGCTGGAGGAGAAGATAGAGGCCTTTTGGAAGGAGAACAACACCTACAAGAAGGTCAAGGCCAGCAGGGCGAACGGCCCGAAGTACTACTTCCTCGACGGACCGCCGTACGTGAGCGGTGCGATACACCTCGGAACGGCCTGGAACAAGATAATCAAGGACATGATAATCCGCTTCAGGACCATGCAGGGCTACAACGTTCGCAGACAGCCGGGCTTCGACATGCACGGCCTGCCGATAGAGGTCAAGGTCGAGCAGGCCCTCGGGCTCAAAACCAAGAAGGACATAGAGACCGAGATAGGCGTCGACAACTTCATCAAGAAGTGCAAGGAGTTCGCCCTCAACAACCTGAAGATAATGACCGAGCAGTTCAAGATGCTCGGCATCTGGATGGACTGGGACAACCCCTACATGACCATAAAGAACGAGTACATCGAATCGGGCTGGTTCACGCTCAAGAAGGCCTGGGAGAAGGGCCTCCTCGAGAAGGACAAGCGCGTCCTCCACTGGTGCCCGCGCTGTGAAACAGCTCTGGCCGAGCACGAGGTCCGCGGCGAGTACAAGGTCAGGAAGGACCCGAGCATCTACGTCAAGTTCCCGGTTGAGGGCAGGGAGAACGAGTACCTCCTCATCTGGACTACCACGCCCTGGACGCTCCCTGCCAACCTGGCCGTTACTGTTCACCCCGAGTACGACTACGCCAAAGTAAAGGTCGAGACCGAGGACGGCGAGGAGTACTGGATAATCGCGAAGGCCCTCGTCGAGCGCGTTCTTGCTGAGGTCGGGGCCAAGGGAGAGGTAGTCGAGGAGTTCAAAGGAGAGGAGCTTGAAGGGCTCCGCTACGTCCACGTTCTCATGGACGAGTATCCGAGGCAGATGGAGTTCCGCGAGAAGTACGAGTGGGCTCACCGCGTAATCCTCGGCGAGCACGTGACGCTTGAGGACGGTACCGGACTTGTTCACACCGCTCCTGGACACGGTGAGGAGGACTTCGAGGTCGGGCAGAAGTACGGTCTGCCTGTTTACAGCCCGGTCGACGACCAGGGTAGGTACACAGAGGGCAGGTGGAAGGGCGTCTACGTCAAGGACGCAGACCCGGAGATAATCGAGCACCTCAAGGAGAAGGGCTACCTCGTGAAGGCGGGAACGATAGAGCACAAGTACCCGCACTGCTGGCGCTGTAAGACCCCGCTTATCTTCCGCGCCACTGACCAGTGGTTCCTCAAGGTCAGCAAGGTGAAGGACAAGATAATCAAGGAGAACGACGAGAAGGTTACGTGGTATCCCGAGTGGGTCAAAGTAAGATACGACAACGGCGTCATGAACTCGGGCGACTGGGTCATAAGCAGGCAGAGGTACTGGGGAATACCGCTCCCGATATGGCAGGCCGAGGACGGCGAGATATACGTCGTTGGCTCTTTCAAGGAGCTGGTCGAGCTTGCCGTCGCGATAGAGGTGGACGGCGAGCGCATTGAACTCCCAGAGGATTACAACGAGAAGCTCAGGGTCATAGAGGAGAAGCTTGGCCCAGAAGATTTGCACAGGCCCTACGTCGATGCCTTCATCATAAAGGTCAACGGCAAGGAAATGAAACGCGTCAAGGACGTCGTTGACGTCTGGTTCGACAGCGGAATAGCGAGCTGGGCGTCGCTCGACTACCCACGCAACAAGGAGCTCTTTGAGAAGCTCTGGCCGGCCGACTTCATAGTCGAGGGCGAAGACCAGGTCACCAAGTGGTTCTACTCCCAGCAGGCCGCGAGCGTCATAGCCTTCGACACCGTGCCTTACAGAGCCGTTGCCATGCACGGCTACGTCCTCGACGAGAAGGGAGACAAGATGAGCAAGAGCCTCGGCAACATCATAAGGCCCGAGGAGGTCGTCCAGAAGGAGGGAAGGGACCCGTTCCGCTTCTACATGCTCTGGGCCACCAACCCCTGGGAGAACCTCCGCTTCAGCTGGAAGGGCCTGGCTCAGGTTAAGAGAATGCTCAACATACTCTGGAACGTCTACGTGCTCAGCGCAACCTACATGAGCCTCGACAACTTCGACCCGACCAAGCTCAAGCCCGAGGAGTTTCCGTTCCGCGAGGAGGACAGGTGGATACTCAGCAGGGTCAACGGGCTCATAAAGGACGTCGAAGAGGGTATAGAGACCTTCAGGCTGACGAAAGCAACGAGAGCCATCTACACCTTCGTCGTCGAGGACCTGAGCAGGTGGTACATCAGACTAATCAGGAAGCGCATGTGGGTCGAGGGAGATGACCCAGACAAGTTAGCGGCCTACTACACCGTCTGGAAGGTCTTCGACGTCCTCCTCAGATTGATGGCCCCGTTCACGCCCTACATAGCCGAGGAGATATACCAGAACATGCTCAGGCCTTTCCTCGGAGTCGAGAGCGTCCACATGCTCGACTGGCCAAAGCCTGACGAGAAAGCCATAGACGAGGAGCTTGAGCGCGAGATGGAGGCAGTAAGGAAGATAGTCGAGGCCGGCTCTTCAGCGAGGCAGAGGGCCAAGATAAAGCTCCGCTACCCGGTCAGGAGGATAATAGTGGAGACCGAAGATGAGACCGTCAAGAAGGCCGTTGAGAGGCTCAACAGAATCCTGCGCGACCAGCTCAACGCCAAGGAGGTCGTCGTCGGAAAGGTCGAGCGCGAGCTCGTCATCAAGCCCAACTTCGCCAAGGTCGGGCCGGAGTTCAAGGGCGACGCCAAGCTCGTGATAGCCTGGATAAACGAGCACGGAAGGGAACTCTACGAGGCCGGCGAGATGGACGTTAAACTCGAAGGAAAGACCTTCCACCTCACGAGGGAGCATCTGACAATCGAGGAGAAACTGCCGGACTTCTTTGTCGCCGAGGACTTTGAGGGTGGAAGGGTCTTCGTGGACAAGACCCTCACGAGGGAGCTCCTCGCCGAGGGACTCGCCAGGGAGTTCGTCAGGAGGATACAGGAGATGCGCAAGCGCCTTGATTTGGACGTGAACGACAGAATCGTTGTCACCATAGAGACCACCGACGAGAACCGCGAACTGCTCAGCGAGAACCTCGACTACATAAAGAAGGAGACCAGGGCGACCGAGATAATCTTCGGCAAGGCCAAGGGCTACGTCGTCGAGTGGCCCGAGGTTCAGGCGAAGATAGGGATTGAGAAGGTGGAGTGA